A stretch of Bordetella genomosp. 13 DNA encodes these proteins:
- a CDS encoding acyltransferase, whose product MPDTTDRYTRLDAARWLAALAVVLLHSAAQTVSDAASYGSDAWLAANLYDSAVRWCVPVFVMVSGALLLDPAREQGIRDFYGRRVARICAPLAFWTVFYLAWRTALDWWTDGTLDVSYWPRKVAEGAPYYHLWYLYMIVGLYLFAPLVRILYARTSPEGRQLWVVGVLGVAVLDALYRQALDISSGFFLTWCLPYLGYFVAGRMIFDGELRLPRPGLLALGSMAATAAGVYGLSSGEALNLYFYDYFSLTVPLMSLATFQWIVDSPGIPALPRLAPLTFGVYLIHPVFLDLAQRAGLYTAGAAQAWQLPLIAAAVFAISALMSWLLRRTPATRALV is encoded by the coding sequence ATGCCCGACACCACCGATCGCTACACCCGACTGGACGCTGCCCGCTGGCTGGCAGCGCTGGCCGTGGTGCTGCTGCACAGCGCGGCGCAAACCGTATCCGACGCGGCATCCTATGGCAGCGATGCGTGGCTGGCGGCCAACCTGTACGACTCGGCCGTACGCTGGTGCGTGCCCGTATTCGTGATGGTCAGCGGCGCCCTGCTGCTGGATCCGGCACGCGAACAAGGCATCCGGGATTTCTACGGCCGGCGAGTAGCCCGCATCTGCGCGCCGCTGGCATTCTGGACTGTGTTCTACCTGGCATGGCGCACGGCGCTGGACTGGTGGACCGACGGCACGCTGGACGTCTCGTACTGGCCGCGCAAGGTGGCGGAAGGCGCCCCCTACTATCACCTGTGGTACCTGTACATGATCGTGGGGCTGTACCTCTTCGCCCCGCTCGTGCGCATCCTGTATGCGCGCACCAGCCCCGAGGGACGCCAGCTGTGGGTGGTGGGCGTACTGGGGGTGGCCGTGCTGGACGCGCTGTATCGCCAGGCGTTGGACATCAGCAGCGGCTTCTTCCTGACGTGGTGCCTGCCGTATCTGGGCTACTTCGTCGCGGGCCGGATGATCTTCGACGGCGAACTGCGGCTGCCCCGCCCTGGTCTGCTGGCGCTGGGCAGCATGGCGGCGACGGCGGCCGGCGTGTATGGCTTGTCCAGCGGCGAAGCGCTGAACCTGTACTTCTACGATTACTTCAGTCTCACCGTGCCGTTGATGTCGCTGGCGACGTTTCAGTGGATCGTCGACTCGCCCGGCATTCCGGCCCTGCCGCGGCTGGCCCCATTGACCTTCGGCGTGTACCTGATCCATCCGGTATTCCTCGACCTCGCGCAACGTGCCGGGCTGTATACGGCCGGCGCGGCGCAGGCCTGGCAGCTGCCCCTCATTGCCGCCGCCGTGTTTGCGATATCGGCGCTGATGAGCTGGCTGCTGCGCCGGACGCCGGCCACTCGTGCGTTGGTGTGA
- a CDS encoding putative 2-aminoethylphosphonate ABC transporter substrate-binding protein — MKRYALTLVALALAGAAGAAAADTTLTVYTALEADQIKAYQAAFEKANPDIKIQWVRDSTGIVTAKLLAEKNNPKADVIWGLAGTSLGLMAKEGMLEPYAPKGLDQIDPKMRDSAQTPSWVGMDAFAAAVCVNTIEAKKQNLPIPSSWQDLTKPVYAGKIVMPNPASSGTGFLDVSAWLQIFGEEKGWAFMDALHKNIGSYTHSGSKPCNMAAAGEFPIGVSFDYRAAKLKADGAPIEPVFPAEGLGWEVEATAIVKGTKHLDAARKLADFSASREANELYKTNFAVLAIPSVATSNPNLPADLGKRMIENDFVWAATNRDKILAEWTRRYDGKSEPKKK, encoded by the coding sequence ATGAAGCGATACGCCCTTACTCTCGTCGCGCTGGCCTTGGCCGGCGCCGCCGGTGCCGCGGCCGCGGACACCACGCTGACCGTCTACACCGCACTGGAAGCGGACCAGATCAAGGCCTACCAGGCCGCCTTCGAGAAAGCCAACCCCGACATCAAGATCCAGTGGGTGCGCGACTCTACCGGCATCGTCACGGCCAAGCTGCTGGCCGAGAAGAACAATCCCAAGGCCGACGTGATCTGGGGCCTGGCCGGCACCTCGCTCGGCTTGATGGCCAAGGAAGGCATGCTCGAGCCCTACGCACCCAAGGGCCTGGACCAGATCGACCCCAAGATGCGCGATTCGGCGCAGACGCCCAGCTGGGTCGGCATGGACGCCTTCGCCGCCGCGGTATGCGTGAACACCATCGAGGCAAAGAAGCAGAACCTGCCCATCCCCAGCTCGTGGCAGGACCTGACCAAGCCGGTGTACGCGGGCAAGATCGTCATGCCCAACCCGGCATCGTCGGGCACCGGATTCCTCGACGTCAGCGCCTGGCTGCAGATCTTCGGCGAAGAAAAGGGCTGGGCCTTCATGGACGCCCTGCACAAGAACATCGGCAGCTACACGCACTCGGGCTCCAAGCCGTGCAACATGGCGGCCGCCGGCGAGTTCCCCATCGGCGTGTCGTTCGACTATCGCGCCGCCAAGCTGAAGGCCGACGGCGCGCCCATCGAGCCCGTGTTCCCGGCCGAGGGCCTGGGCTGGGAGGTCGAGGCCACGGCCATCGTCAAGGGCACGAAGCACCTGGACGCGGCCAGGAAACTGGCCGACTTCTCCGCCAGCCGCGAGGCCAACGAGCTGTACAAGACCAACTTCGCCGTGCTGGCCATCCCGTCGGTGGCGACGTCCAACCCCAATCTGCCGGCCGACCTGGGCAAGCGCATGATCGAGAACGACTTCGTGTGGGCAGCGACGAACCGCGACAAGATCCTGGCCGAGTGGACCAGGCGCTACGACGGCAAGTCCGAGCCGAAGAAGAAATGA
- a CDS encoding Bug family tripartite tricarboxylate transporter substrate binding protein, which produces MLRYGIKLLAATLLSAASATAALAAGYPERPITVVSPFPAGGATDALTRVLAERMAKELNQSMIVENKAGAGTNIGAAYVSRAAADGYTILMATNSTLVTNRFLYKELPYDPDGFAPIGMVGIGPLVLLSSPKAPFKNTKELVAYAKQHPGKLTFATFGSGTSSHLAGELFKSQAGVDILHVPFKGATQALPALISGDVDIFFDMVATGMPQADAGKVNVFGISSPTRLPTLPNLPTLAEEGYPKFDMTAWFSFVAPKGTPADVVARLQQALQTTLKDEGVRKKMLDMGINPRSGTAEELVAQMKSEQPIVGQLIKQANVQVQ; this is translated from the coding sequence ATGCTTCGCTACGGAATCAAACTTCTGGCCGCCACCCTGCTGTCCGCCGCCAGCGCCACCGCTGCCCTGGCCGCGGGCTATCCTGAACGCCCGATCACCGTGGTCTCGCCGTTTCCCGCCGGCGGTGCCACCGACGCGCTGACGCGCGTGCTGGCCGAACGCATGGCCAAGGAACTGAACCAGTCGATGATCGTCGAGAACAAGGCCGGCGCGGGCACCAACATCGGCGCCGCCTACGTGTCGCGCGCCGCGGCGGACGGCTACACGATCCTCATGGCGACCAACTCCACGCTGGTCACCAACCGCTTCCTGTACAAGGAACTGCCGTACGACCCCGATGGCTTCGCTCCCATCGGCATGGTCGGCATCGGCCCGCTGGTGCTGCTGTCCAGCCCCAAGGCGCCCTTCAAGAACACCAAGGAACTGGTCGCCTACGCGAAGCAGCATCCCGGCAAGCTGACGTTCGCCACTTTCGGCTCGGGCACCTCGTCGCACCTGGCCGGCGAACTGTTCAAGTCGCAGGCCGGCGTGGACATCCTGCACGTGCCCTTCAAGGGCGCCACCCAGGCCCTCCCGGCCCTGATCAGCGGCGACGTGGATATTTTCTTCGACATGGTCGCCACCGGCATGCCGCAGGCCGACGCGGGCAAGGTCAATGTGTTCGGCATTTCCAGCCCGACGCGTCTGCCCACGCTGCCCAACCTGCCCACGCTGGCCGAAGAGGGCTATCCGAAGTTCGACATGACGGCCTGGTTCAGCTTCGTGGCCCCCAAGGGCACGCCCGCCGACGTGGTGGCGCGTCTCCAGCAGGCCCTGCAGACCACGCTGAAGGACGAGGGCGTGCGCAAGAAGATGCTCGACATGGGCATCAACCCGCGCAGCGGCACGGCCGAGGAACTGGTCGCACAGATGAAGAGCGAGCAACCGATCGTGGGCCAGCTGATCAAGCAGGCCAACGTGCAGGTGCAGTAA
- a CDS encoding TIGR03364 family FAD-dependent oxidoreductase, producing MKTYDVVVVGAGMLGVAHAWAAARRGLSVAVVERSRSAHGATVRNFGQVLVTGQAPGLMARHARQARELWLQLAAKAGFHVRANGCLVLARTAEEEDVLQEFADTRMHAEGYRAEMLSGRELGRLYEGRLDHHRSALRGLDDLQIYSREALPAITSYLAEGLGVQFFNATLARCATAGEIHTSAGELRARHVFVCPGHDYLTLYPDLFAPLKLEVSRLQMLRARFETHAFDLDRPLLTGLSCVHYGAFSDLPSAQVLRRTLERRHPMLLENGIHLLISPTPHGDLIIGDSHAYGEDAPPFNDEAVDDALLDLAAQTLACRLRVVERWQGVYGAHGPAPFSVLQADPQTTVAVMHSGVGMTVGLAIGENAVAAVFG from the coding sequence ATGAAGACGTATGACGTTGTCGTGGTCGGCGCCGGCATGCTCGGCGTCGCCCACGCCTGGGCCGCGGCGCGCCGCGGGCTGTCGGTGGCGGTGGTCGAGCGCAGCCGCAGCGCGCATGGCGCCACCGTGCGCAACTTCGGCCAGGTGCTGGTGACCGGGCAGGCGCCCGGCCTGATGGCCCGGCATGCGCGCCAGGCGCGCGAACTGTGGCTGCAATTGGCCGCCAAGGCCGGCTTCCACGTGCGCGCCAATGGCTGCCTGGTGTTGGCGCGCACCGCCGAAGAAGAGGACGTGCTGCAGGAGTTCGCGGACACGCGCATGCACGCGGAGGGCTATCGCGCCGAGATGCTGTCGGGCCGCGAACTGGGCAGGCTGTACGAAGGACGGCTGGACCATCACCGTTCGGCGCTGCGCGGCCTGGACGACCTGCAGATCTACTCGCGCGAGGCGCTGCCGGCGATCACGTCGTATCTGGCCGAAGGCCTGGGCGTGCAGTTCTTCAATGCCACGCTGGCGCGCTGCGCGACCGCAGGCGAGATACACACCTCGGCGGGCGAGCTGCGCGCGCGCCATGTCTTCGTGTGTCCCGGCCATGATTACCTGACGCTGTATCCCGACCTGTTCGCGCCGCTGAAGCTGGAGGTGTCGCGCCTGCAGATGCTGCGCGCCCGTTTCGAGACGCACGCGTTCGACCTGGACCGTCCGTTGCTGACGGGGCTGTCCTGCGTGCACTACGGTGCGTTCTCGGACCTGCCGTCGGCGCAGGTACTGCGCCGTACGCTGGAACGCCGGCATCCCATGCTGCTGGAGAACGGCATCCACCTGCTGATCAGCCCCACGCCGCACGGCGACCTGATCATCGGCGATTCGCACGCCTATGGCGAGGACGCGCCGCCCTTCAACGACGAGGCGGTCGACGATGCCTTGCTCGACTTGGCCGCGCAGACGCTGGCCTGCCGGTTGCGCGTCGTCGAACGCTGGCAGGGCGTGTACGGAGCCCATGGCCCGGCGCCATTCTCGGTGCTGCAAGCGGATCCGCAGACCACGGTCGCAGTGATGCACTCGGGGGTGGGGATGACCGTCGGGTTGGCGATAGGCGAGAATGCGGTGGCTGCCGTGTTCGGGTAA
- a CDS encoding IclR family transcriptional regulator has product MQPFSESDEDSPQSTGPARRKRAAPDSDAPGRPDFVTALARGLAVLRCFQPGVRTLGNQELARLTELPKATVSRLTFTLTELGYLRYHADTGRYSPGYGVLALGFGLLAGLEVRELARNAMQQLARKTGGAVALGALDGDAMVYLEAVHGSSALYLRLPVGYRASLGTAMGRAHLAGLPRAQRDALLAGLGQAAPPAAAVARAVDELANEGCCYAVGEWQPGINAVAVPFTAITGEGRFVLSCGGPDTLLPEAELRGRIAGMLRRTAAQLSGPGGA; this is encoded by the coding sequence ATGCAACCCTTTTCTGAAAGCGACGAGGATTCGCCACAGTCCACCGGACCGGCGCGCCGCAAGCGGGCCGCACCCGACAGCGACGCACCCGGCCGGCCCGATTTCGTCACGGCCCTGGCGCGCGGGCTGGCGGTCCTGCGCTGTTTCCAGCCTGGCGTGCGCACGCTGGGCAACCAGGAATTGGCGCGCCTGACGGAGCTGCCCAAGGCCACGGTCAGCCGGCTCACCTTCACGCTGACGGAACTGGGCTATCTGCGCTATCACGCCGACACGGGCAGGTATTCGCCGGGTTACGGCGTGCTGGCGCTGGGCTTCGGCCTGCTGGCCGGCCTGGAGGTCCGCGAGCTGGCCCGCAACGCCATGCAGCAACTGGCACGAAAAACGGGCGGGGCGGTCGCGCTGGGCGCGTTGGACGGCGATGCCATGGTCTACCTCGAGGCCGTGCACGGCTCCTCCGCGCTGTACCTGCGCCTGCCAGTGGGGTACCGGGCCAGCCTGGGCACGGCGATGGGCCGCGCCCACCTGGCCGGCCTGCCGCGCGCGCAGCGAGACGCCTTGCTGGCCGGGCTGGGGCAGGCCGCGCCGCCGGCCGCCGCGGTGGCGCGCGCCGTCGACGAGCTGGCCAACGAAGGCTGTTGCTATGCGGTCGGTGAATGGCAGCCCGGCATCAATGCAGTGGCCGTGCCGTTCACCGCCATCACCGGAGAAGGCCGTTTCGTGCTCAGTTGCGGCGGTCCGGACACGCTGCTGCCCGAGGCTGAACTTCGAGGGCGTATCGCCGGCATGCTGCGCCGTACGGCCGCGCAACTGTCCGGGCCTGGCGGCGCCTGA
- a CDS encoding aromatic ring-hydroxylating oxygenase subunit alpha, producing the protein MTDIGRMAHVVPARTQLPVNAYFDEARFAREQERIFKQSALYVGHEKLVPEVGDWRTLVQENGGRALVRNQHGVELISNVCRHRQALMLGGAAGNVSGNVNTHGTLKATGGNIVCPLHRWTYNNRGELLGAPQFEATPCMNLQRFRLRDCHGLLFEGPRDPAADMAPLFARPEFDFGDYVLDHVEIHQCNYNWKTFIEVYLEDYHVGPFHPGLGRFVTCDDLSWEFGEQYSMQRVGVHQALAQPGSDVYRQWHDRLLDFRAGKAPDFGAVWVTYFPTHMIELYPHVLVLSTLYPKSPQETVNVVEFYYPEEIVAFEREFVEAQRAAYMETAIEDDEIAERMDAGRRALMERGTTESGPYQSPMEDGMQHFHEWYRRVMDEPSS; encoded by the coding sequence ATGACCGACATTGGTCGGATGGCACACGTCGTGCCAGCTCGCACCCAGCTTCCTGTCAATGCCTATTTTGACGAAGCCCGCTTTGCGCGCGAGCAAGAGCGCATTTTCAAGCAGTCTGCCTTGTACGTCGGCCACGAGAAACTCGTGCCCGAAGTGGGCGACTGGCGTACGTTGGTCCAAGAGAACGGAGGGCGCGCACTGGTTCGCAACCAGCACGGCGTCGAACTCATCTCAAATGTCTGCCGCCATCGCCAGGCGCTGATGCTGGGCGGCGCCGCGGGCAACGTCAGCGGCAACGTCAACACGCACGGCACCTTGAAGGCCACCGGCGGCAACATCGTCTGCCCGCTGCACCGCTGGACCTACAACAATCGCGGCGAACTGCTGGGCGCGCCCCAGTTCGAAGCCACGCCCTGCATGAATCTGCAGCGCTTCCGCCTGCGCGACTGCCACGGCCTGCTGTTCGAGGGCCCGCGCGATCCGGCCGCCGACATGGCGCCGCTGTTCGCTCGTCCCGAGTTCGACTTCGGCGACTACGTGCTGGATCACGTCGAGATCCACCAGTGCAACTACAACTGGAAGACGTTCATCGAGGTCTACCTCGAGGACTATCACGTGGGACCGTTCCATCCCGGCCTGGGCCGCTTCGTCACGTGCGACGACCTCAGCTGGGAATTCGGCGAGCAGTACAGCATGCAGCGGGTGGGCGTGCACCAGGCCCTGGCGCAGCCGGGCTCTGACGTCTACCGCCAATGGCACGACCGCCTGCTGGACTTCCGCGCCGGCAAGGCGCCGGACTTCGGCGCCGTGTGGGTCACGTACTTTCCCACCCACATGATCGAGCTGTATCCGCACGTGCTGGTGCTGTCGACGCTCTATCCCAAGAGCCCACAGGAAACGGTGAACGTGGTCGAGTTCTACTACCCCGAGGAAATCGTCGCCTTCGAGCGCGAATTCGTCGAGGCGCAACGCGCGGCCTACATGGAAACGGCGATCGAGGACGACGAGATCGCCGAACGCATGGACGCCGGCCGCCGCGCGCTGATGGAACGCGGCACCACCGAATCCGGCCCCTACCAGTCGCCCATGGAAGACGGCATGCAACACTTCCACGAGTGGTACCGGAGGGTGATGGACGAGCCTTCGTCGTGA